The DNA region GTGAACGGTTGGGGCTGGCTAGCTGGCTGACCGAGATATTGAAATAATCGGAGGTCACTTTCATGATGTTTCCTATGCTTATATCCTGGTTTTTTTCCTCTGGGAGTATGTCCCTCAATACATCCTTCGCCATCTCCGGGGTGATCGGTTCCTTGGTGAGGCTGGAATAGGCAACGACCCGAATGAGGGCCCCCTCGAGCTCACGGATGTTGGAATCGAATCGGGAGGCGATATAGTTGATGACCTCGTCAGGCACCTCTTTCTTGTCCAAGGCGGACTTTTTGCGCAGGATGGCGATGCGCGTCTCCAGTTCAGGAGGCTGAATATCGGTTATCAGCCCCCACTCGAACCTGGAGATGAGTCTCTCCTGCAAACCCGTGATCTCTTTGGGAGGACAATCGCTGGAGAGCACGATCTGCTTGTTGTTGTTGTGTAGGTCGTTAAAGGTATGAAAGAACTCCTCAACCGTCCTCTCCTTGTTGGCGAGGAACTGGATATCGTCGATGAGCAGCATGTCGATGGATCTATATCTCTTCTGGAAGGCAGGGATGCTGCTCGAGGTCAAGGAATTGATAAAGTCGTTCAAGAACTGTTCGGAGGACCTGTATAAGACCCTCATGTTCGGGTAGAGCCTCTTGGCATAGTGTCCTATGGAGTGCAGGAGATGGGTCTTGCCCAGGCCGACACCGCCGTAGATATATAGGGGGTTATAGGAAGTGGGGTTCTCGGATACGGAGAGGGCTGCGGCGTGGGCGAAACGGTTGCTCGCACCGATCACGAAAGTGTCGAAGGTGAGCCTGGGATTGAGGTCCCCTGACGTGGCTGCGACTTCCTCCTCGAGCAATATGTTTGTGTCGAGGTATACGGGATCGCGGCCACCCTTCTTGCGCCGGTCCTTCAGCACCACCCTTACCTGGTCGATGCCGGTAAACACCTCGGATACAACCTCTTGTATAAGGTTAAGGTATCTCTTGTCCACCCACTCCTTAGTGAAGTTGTTGTTGGTGTAAAGGATGAGCGTGGACCCCTCGACCTTTTCTGCATGGAGGTTCTTGAACCACATGGAGGAAGCATCCGTTGCGCGTTCCTGTATAGAGGTTCTGCATTTGTCCCATAAAAGGTTCGTCTTTGCCGACATCGGATCATCCCCCGGGGAGGGTCGCGGGTAAATTACAGCGCTATTCTATTACAGCGAGAGAAGACTCTGCAAGTATGACCTTCCCGCATCGGAAAGGAATCTTTTTCCAGAAGAGTTAACAAGAATAAGGCCAAAGTCCTGGAGTTTTACAAGATCGCGGTGGGCCGTACTGACGCCTATGTTCAGCTCAGAGGATACCTGCGAAGGGCCCAGGGATTCTCCCTCCGAGAGCAGGAAGAGGATGTTGTTCTGGCG from Actinomycetota bacterium includes:
- the dnaA gene encoding chromosomal replication initiator protein DnaA, whose protein sequence is MSAKTNLLWDKCRTSIQERATDASSMWFKNLHAEKVEGSTLILYTNNNFTKEWVDKRYLNLIQEVVSEVFTGIDQVRVVLKDRRKKGGRDPVYLDTNILLEEEVAATSGDLNPRLTFDTFVIGASNRFAHAAALSVSENPTSYNPLYIYGGVGLGKTHLLHSIGHYAKRLYPNMRVLYRSSEQFLNDFINSLTSSSIPAFQKRYRSIDMLLIDDIQFLANKERTVEEFFHTFNDLHNNNKQIVLSSDCPPKEITGLQERLISRFEWGLITDIQPPELETRIAILRKKSALDKKEVPDEVINYIASRFDSNIRELEGALIRVVAYSSLTKEPITPEMAKDVLRDILPEEKNQDISIGNIMKVTSDYFNISVSQLASPNRSRHLVTARQICMYLCRELTDESLPTISNAFGGRHHSTTIHSVEKIKQLMEEKRDIYDAVQILTNKIKQG